In Silene latifolia isolate original U9 population chromosome X, ASM4854445v1, whole genome shotgun sequence, the following proteins share a genomic window:
- the LOC141616829 gene encoding GDSL esterase/lipase At5g22810-like has translation MGIWSSNSHVTVILVIIHFWGVINGQPLVPALFIFGDSVVDAGNNNDLDTLVKSNFLPYGRDFDNHHPTGRFCNGKLATDFTAETIGFTSYQPAYSSIEARGDNLLIGANFASASSGYHKTTAKLYCTIPLSEQLEHFLDYQKKLAVVAGPKNASSIISGGVYIVSAGASDFLQNYYIDPALYKLYSPQEFSNILVQEFGDFVQRLYWAGARKIGVTSLPPLGCLPAAISIFGEDSNECVDHINNDAMTFNDQLNTTAKRLQHQLANLTVVVFDIYTPLYDIVTKPEDNGFVEARKACCGTGLLETSFLCNSKSPGTCKNATEYVFWDGFHPTEATNSILADDLTAAAISLIS, from the exons atgggtatttggagtTCTAATTCTCATGTTACTGTAATTCTTGTGATTATACATTTTTGGGGGGTAATTAATGGGCAACCATTAGTACCAGCATTGTTTATATTTGGTGATTCAGTGGTTGATGCTGGTAATAACAATGATTTAGATACACTTGTTAAGTCCAATTTCCTTCCTTATGGTAGAGATTTTGATAACCATCACCCTACTGGAAGGTTCTGCAATGGCAAGCTTGCCACTGATTTTACTG CTGAGACAATAGGATTTACGTCGTACCAACCAGCATATTCGAGTATAGAAGCCAGAGGTGATAACCTGTTGATTGGAGCCAATTTCGCGTCTGCTTCATCTGGCTACCATAAAACTACAGCTAAACTTTAT TGTACAATTCCATTAAGCGAGCAGTTGGAACACTTTTTGGATTACCAGAAGAAGTTAGCAGTCGTTGCAGGGCCGAAGAACGCATCATCGATAATCTCAGGAGGGGTTTATATAGTTAGTGCTGGAGCCAGTGATTTCCTGCAAAATTATTATATCGATCCAGCTCTCTACAAGCTTTACAGTCCTCAAGAGTTTTCTAACATACTTGTCCAAGAATTTGGCGATTTTGTTCAG AGATTGTATTGGGCAGGAGCAAGAAAGATAGGTGTGACATCGCTACCGCCATTAGGATGCTTACCCGCAGCAATAAGCATATTTGGAGAAGACAGCAATGAGTGTGTGGATCACATAAACAATGATGCAATGACATTTAATGATCAGCTCAACACTACTGCAAAAAGGCTTCAGCATCAACTAGCTAATCTTACTGTGGTCGTCTTTGACATATACACCCCGCTTTATGATATTGTCACTAAGCCTGAAGACAATG GATTCGTTGAGGCGCGGAAAGCATGCTGTGGAACAGGATTATTAGAAACATCATTTCTGTGCAACTCGAAATCACCAGGGACATGCAAAAATGCAACAGAATACGTATTCTGGGATGGGTTTCATCCAACTGAAGCAACCAATTCAATTTTAGCAGATGATCTTACTGCTGCTGCTATTTCCCTTATTTCTTAG
- the LOC141620251 gene encoding uncharacterized protein LOC141620251: MILASWNIRGLNDPLKQREVFDFLMLHKVDCCGILETHVKALQASSISKRSLSRFSLVINYHAHYNGRIWILWNPTVVSLTVLGSSGQFIHYEVVHLASQCMLNCTFIYAFNNASSRQDLWGDLRVISASISSPWACTGDFNVVLSSSERVGGVTYPPSVMKDFGDCLDFCKLSDHPATGCLYTWSNNQNLTLKWAKLDRILVNWLWFQKLSSSANFLNPGASDHSPALLRLHTGITKLNKPFRFLNCWSLSPLY, from the coding sequence ATGATTCTTGCTTCCTGGAATATTAGAGGGCTAAATGACCCTCTAAAGCAGAGAGAGGTCTTTGACTTCTTGATGCTCCATAAAGTGGATTGTTGTGGTATTCTAGAGACCCATGTCAAGGCTCTCCAGGCCTCCTCTATCTCTAAAAGATCTTTATCTAGGTTTTCCTTGGTTATTAATTACCATGCTCACTACAATGGGCGTATTTGGATTCTTTGGAACCCTACAGTGGTCTCTCTCACTGTTTTGGGTTCAAGTGGTCAGTTCATACACTATGAGGTAGTTCACCTTGCCTCTCAATGTATGCTCAACTGCACTTTTATCTATGCTTTTAATAATGCTTCCTCCAGGCAAGATCTTTGGGGAGATCTTAGAGTTATTTCAGCTTCTATTTCTTCTCCTTGGGCTTGTACGGGAGATTTTAACGTTGTTCTTTCTTCATCTGAAAGGGTAGGAGGAGTTACTTACCCTCCTTCTGTTATGAAAGACTTTGGAGATTGCTTAGACTTCTGCAAGCTGAGTGATCACCCTGCCACTGGCTGCTTGTATACCTGGTCTAATAACCAAAATCTTACTTTGAAATGGGCTAAGCTTGACCGCATCCTGGTTAACTGGCTCTGGTTTCAGAAGTTGTCTTCCTCTGCTAATTTTCTCAACCCAGGGGCCTCTGACCATTCTCCTGCTCTCCTTAGACTGCATACTGGTATTACTAAGCTCAATAAACCATTCAGATTTCTGAACTGCTGGAGTCTTTCTCCTCTTTATTAG
- the LOC141620254 gene encoding uncharacterized protein LOC141620254 yields MRVLSQKAKLQHLHLSDLNTKYFYAHIKARKIGNTIGVIEDVNGTLCHGHAQVAHAFVGYYRDLLGTYEVVTPLPAALFAHNTFTTTDHLVAPVTHLEIEAALFAIQRDKSPGIDGYSSGFFRDSWGIIGHEFTAAIMEFFTKGYMPCGANSIVIALIPKGDSPKSVTEFRPISCCTVFYKTVSKILANRMKPMLGQIVGLEKVAFIEGRDLFDNSMLAHEMAYKCNRSLISPRCILKIDIRKAFDSANPMKTSLYFGGVSAHLKAHILLSTGYVEGTFPVKYLGIPLLSSRLTQSMFNFLLDKIRRLVSHWASNLLSYAGRIQLINSVIFGLRNFWVSSVLLPKGIAKKINKLCKDFLWGIEHGQSKHVFKIWDSFCLPREEGGVDIKEVLSWNKSQMLSWLKKLITHSETIWVQWVEAYVLKGTDLWDFQLTASYSWFRSSIISCRDLLNRLSTVDALCSRGLVMVNRCVLCESSLETYSHLFFECPHSAAIWRAIAMWLKISPVTSLPQIFHWYKVYNRGQGLLKKQRRCALMCALYRVWQERNKRIFKGIQATPVTIIRKIKVLVLLRLSSL; encoded by the exons ATGAGGGTCCTTTCTCAGAAGGCTAAGCTTCAACATTTGCACCTCAGTGACCTCAACACTAAATATTTCTATGCTCACATTAAAGCTAGGAAAATTGGAAACACTATTGGGGTTATTGAGGATGTGAATGGTACTCTTTGTCATGGTCATGCTCAGGTTGCTCATGCTTTCGTAGGGTATTATAGAGATCTCTTGGGTACTTATGAAGTTGTTACTCCTCTCCCCGCGGCCCTCTTTGCTCATAATACTTTTACAACTACTGATCACTTGGTTGCTCCTGTCACTCACCTTGAGATAGAAGCTGCTCTTTTTGCTATCCAGAGGGATAAAAGTCCTGGTATAGATGGTTATTCTTCTGGGTTCTTTAGGGATTCATGGGGCATCATTGGTCATGAGTTCACTGCTGCTATAATGGAATTCTTTACTAAGGGATATATGCCTTGTGGTGCCAACTCTATTGTTATTGCTTTGATCCCTAAAGGGGACTCTCCTAAATCTGTTACTGAGTTTCGACCAATTTCTTGTTGCACGGTGTTCTATAAAACTGTGAGTAAGATATTAGCTAACAGAATGAAGCCTATGCTGGGACAGATTGTTGGTTTAGAAAAGGTTGCTTTCATTGAGGGGAGAGACTTGTTTGACAATTCTATGTTGGCACATGAAATGGCTTATAAATGTAACAGAAGCCTCATCTCTCCTAGGTGTATCTTGAAGATTGATATTAGGAAGGCCTTTGACTCA GCCAATCCAATGAAAACTAGCTTGTATTTTGGGGGTGTTTCTGCTCATTTGAAGGCTCATATTCTTCTTTCAACTGGGTACGTGGAAGGGACTTTTCCTGTCAAGTATTTGGGAATCCCCTTACTTAGCTCTCGGCTTACTCAATCTATGTTCAATTTTCTGCTGGACAAAATACGGAGACTGGTGAGTCATTGGGCTTCTAATCTTCTGAGCTATGCAGGTAGAATTCAACTTATAAATTCTGTTATTTTTGGCCTGAGAAATTTTTGGGTTTCTAGTGTGCTTCTGCCTAAGGGTATTGCAAAGAAAATTAACAAATTATGTAAGGATTTCCTTTGGGGCATTGAACATGGCCAGAGTAAACATGTTTTCAAGATTTGGGACAGTTTTTGTCTCCCTCGTGAGGAAGGTGGGGTTGATATTAAGGAAGTTCTTAGCTGGAATAAGTCCCAAATGTTGTCTTGGCTTAAGAAACTTATCACTCATTCAGAGACCATCTGGGTTCAGTGGGTTGAGGCATATGTTCTCAAGGGCACTGACCTTTGGGACTTCCAACTTACTGCTTCCTACTCATGGTTCAGGAGTAGCATTATTTCTTGTCGTGACTTGTTG AATAGGCTGTCCACTGTTGATGCTCTATGTAGTAGAGGTTTGGTCATGGTGAATAGGTGTGTTCTATGTGAATCTAGCCTTGAAACCTACTCTCACCTCTTCTTTGAGTGTCCCCATTCTGCTGCAATTTGGCGAGCCATAGCTATGTGGCTTAAGATCTCTCCTGTTACTTCTCttcctcaaattttccactggtACAAGGTGTACAATCGTGGACAAGGGTTGCTTAAGAAGCAGCGTAGATGTGCTTTGATGTGTGCTCTTTATCGCGTATGGCAAGAAAGGAACAAGCGCATCTTCAAAGGCATACAAGCTACCCCTGTCACTATTATTCGCAAGATCAAAGTGTTGGTTCTTCTTAGGTTATCTTCCCTTTGA
- the LOC141620252 gene encoding uncharacterized protein LOC141620252: MSQLLSKLRSLKSHLIALHKSTYSDIATRVKNAKADLLKCQLELQASPLHPTLLHQSKALLRSYIKLRKAELLTLNQRAKMHHLMLDDSNSKYFYARVTERKHRSSIGSIHDISGKLCTSFSEVAAAFISYYMNLLGSDSVVKPIPPTLFQSGLFSPNASPLLLAVVGDEEIRSALASIDNNSSPGIDGYNSGFFKDSWNVVGPDFCAAVRDFFQKGKMVKATNTKILANRLKCFMGDVMGDEQAAFVQGRDIFDNSFLAQELANKYSRSLITPRCIVKVDIKKAFDSVNWAFLHTCLIHYGLPPQFVK; encoded by the exons ATGAGTCAGTTATTATCTAAGCTCAGAAGCTTGAAAAGCCATCTTATTGCCCTTCATAAGAGCACTTACAGTGACATTGCTACTCGTGTGAAGAATGCTAAAGCTGACCTCCTCAAATGTCAATTGGAGCTGCAGGCTTCTCCTTTGCATCCTACCTTGCTTCATCAGAGTAAGGCCTTACTTCGTAGTTATATTAAGCTTCGCAAAGCTGAACTCCTTACTTTGAATCAGAGGGCTAAAATGCATCATCTTATGCTAGATGATTCTAACTCGAAGTACTTTTATGCAAGAGTTACTGAGAGGAAACATAGAAGCTCTATTGGCTCCATTCATGATATTTCAGGGAAGCTTTGTACTAGTTTTTCTGAGGTTGCTGCTGCGTTCATTAGCTATTACATGAATTTGTTAGGTTCTGACTCAGTTGTTAAGCCTATACCTCCTACGCTTTTCCAATCTGGATTATTCTCTCCCAATGCTTCTCCTTTGTTACTGGCTGTGGTTGGTGATGAGGAGATTAGAAGTGCCTTGGCCTCTATTGACAATAATAGTAGCCCTGGTATTGATGGCTATAACTCTGGGTTTTTCAAAGATTCCTGGAACGTCGTGGGGCCTGACTTCTGTGCTGCTGTGAGGGATTTCTTCCAGAAAGGTAAAATGGTCAAAGCT ACTAACACTAAAATCCTTGCTAATAGACTGAAATGTTTTATGGGGGATGTGATGGGGGATGAGCAGGCTGCATTTGTTCAGGGTAGGGACATATTTGATAATTCTTTCCTGGCTCAAGAGTTAGCTAACAAATACTCTAGGTCCCTGATTACACCTAGATGTATTGTTAAAGTGGACATTAAGAAAGCTTTTGACTCTGTTAATTGGGCTTTTTTGCATActtgcctgattcattatggccTGCCTCCTCAGTTTGTCAAATGA